A window of the Natronomonas salina genome harbors these coding sequences:
- a CDS encoding 30S ribosomal protein S27ae: MARHEFYNDDGTTDKEQCPRCGDTFLGDYGDRKHCGKCSYTEFE; this comes from the coding sequence ATGGCCCGACACGAGTTCTACAACGACGACGGCACGACGGACAAGGAGCAGTGCCCGCGCTGCGGCGACACCTTCCTCGGTGACTACGGCGACCGCAAGCACTGCGGGAAGTGCAGCTACACCGAGTTCGAGTAG
- a CDS encoding bifunctional N(6)-L-threonylcarbamoyladenine synthase/serine/threonine protein kinase gives MTRVLGIEGTAWCASAAVFAAESDAVSIESDAYQPDSGGIHPREAAEHMREAVPAVVEDVLDTVAEEYGPPAEALDAIAFSRGPGLGPCLRIVGTAARALAGSLDLPLVGVNHMVAHLEIGRHRSGFESPICLNASGANAHVLGYHDGRYRVLGETMDTGVGNALDKFTRHVGWTHPGGPKVEAHAREGEYVDLPYVVKGMDFSFSGIMSAAKQEYDAGTPVEDVCRGLEETVFAMLAEVSERALSLTGAGELVLGGGVAQNDRLREMLESMCEERGADFYAPEARFLRDNAGMIAVLGAKMYEAGDTVAVEDSRVLPDFRPDEVPVTWRSGEGVETPAADEERVQGAEAVVDLDDGAGRAYKRRLSKSYRHPELDARLRTRRTRSEARLTSEARGLGVPTPVVFDVDPEEGSLEFEYVGESDLRDALTESGVRDVGRHLARCHAAGFVHGDPTPRNVRTSEDFTYLIDFGLGYYTDDVEDYAMDLHVFEGALGGTADDPTALVEAFEDAYREVGDPAVVEQLRAIEGRGRYQ, from the coding sequence GTGACCCGCGTTCTCGGCATCGAGGGGACCGCCTGGTGTGCCAGCGCGGCCGTCTTCGCCGCCGAGTCCGACGCCGTTTCTATCGAGTCCGACGCCTACCAGCCGGATAGCGGCGGGATCCACCCGCGGGAGGCCGCCGAGCACATGCGCGAGGCGGTCCCGGCCGTCGTCGAAGACGTCCTCGACACCGTCGCCGAGGAGTACGGACCGCCGGCGGAGGCGCTGGACGCTATCGCCTTCTCGCGCGGCCCCGGGCTCGGTCCGTGTCTCCGCATCGTCGGCACCGCCGCCCGCGCGCTCGCCGGCTCGCTGGACCTGCCGCTGGTCGGCGTCAACCACATGGTCGCCCACCTGGAGATCGGCCGCCACCGGTCGGGCTTCGAGTCGCCCATCTGCCTGAACGCCTCCGGCGCGAACGCCCACGTCCTCGGCTACCACGACGGCCGCTACCGCGTGCTCGGCGAGACGATGGACACCGGCGTCGGTAACGCCCTCGACAAGTTCACCCGCCACGTCGGCTGGACGCACCCCGGCGGCCCGAAGGTCGAGGCCCACGCGAGGGAGGGCGAGTACGTCGACCTCCCATACGTCGTCAAGGGGATGGACTTCTCCTTCTCCGGCATCATGTCCGCCGCCAAGCAGGAGTACGACGCCGGGACGCCCGTCGAGGACGTCTGCCGCGGGCTCGAGGAGACCGTCTTCGCGATGCTCGCGGAGGTGAGCGAGCGGGCGCTGTCGCTGACCGGCGCCGGCGAGTTGGTCCTGGGGGGCGGCGTCGCCCAGAACGACCGCCTCCGGGAGATGCTCGAGTCGATGTGCGAGGAGCGCGGCGCCGACTTCTACGCGCCGGAGGCCCGCTTCCTCCGGGACAACGCCGGCATGATCGCCGTCCTCGGCGCGAAGATGTACGAGGCCGGCGACACCGTCGCCGTCGAGGACTCGCGGGTGCTGCCGGACTTCCGGCCCGACGAGGTGCCGGTGACGTGGCGCTCCGGCGAGGGGGTCGAGACGCCGGCCGCCGACGAGGAGCGCGTCCAGGGCGCCGAGGCGGTCGTCGACCTCGACGACGGAGCGGGGCGGGCGTACAAGCGCCGGCTCTCGAAGTCCTACCGCCACCCGGAACTCGACGCGAGGCTGCGGACGCGCCGGACGCGCTCGGAGGCCCGCCTCACCAGCGAGGCACGCGGCCTCGGCGTCCCGACGCCGGTGGTCTTCGACGTCGACCCGGAGGAGGGTAGCCTCGAGTTCGAGTACGTCGGCGAGTCCGACCTGCGGGACGCGCTGACCGAGTCGGGCGTCCGCGACGTCGGCCGGCACCTGGCTCGCTGTCACGCGGCCGGGTTCGTCCACGGCGACCCGACGCCGCGGAACGTGCGGACCTCCGAGGACTTCACCTATCTCATCGACTTCGGCCTCGGCTACTACACCGACGACGTCGAGGACTACGCGATGGACCTCCACGTCTTCGA